In the Chroococcidiopsis sp. SAG 2025 genome, one interval contains:
- a CDS encoding NACHT domain-containing NTPase, whose translation MGKRAARSLKASTIGISRANQSLLNFESKLSLADELEISRATVQKFFVGKPIGRENFHKICQKLQLPWQAIAEMPDDEFSLEELVVTPKDDVETLVEDVRQKTRAYIESKCGIVRILNMSQPTQLNDIFTKVNVLEKIGRNQRLSINDLLSVRLDCHLKRSPFYHDISQPVPGIKAIEKYPKLMILGNPGSGKTTFLRYIATQCIQGRLFQNLIPIFISLKVFTELEHHPTLLEWISTVFDNYGVEPNTAKDLLVQGRMLVLLDGLDEVRDIDSQRVLIAINSFYNQFDRNRFIMTCRTAAQEFTIEEFVEVELGDFDDNNIAEFASKWFAQKPDKIPKFLQTLKGNASIRELANNPLLLTLLCSIFEETNLPASRLEIYREGVDLLLRKWDAKRNIERKQIYQNLSAQHKEELLSHIAFTSFVKGEYFLKQQELEQYIINYVESILQGEKIDLCDSTAILQSIEAQHGLLVERARGIYSFSHLTFQEYFTARKIAHSPPQTLNLTLERLSDRLVTDKRWREVALLTVGMLKNADYFLLMMKQKTDNLILDPSLQRFLQWVNCKAAAASVNNKSATVKAFYYDLALAHILSVFGSTFELSRTLEVNFNRTLEPSLALDLALDRTLLLPESIHRVSEPERMIERVLNRAIFRARNSEPELARELQKMKPQLSNLGRNKQQFQQWWQVNGKAWTEQLKQRVRLKRNIGHNWQFSQQQKQILKQYYDANLLLAKCLTTSLFVSREVREKIEHTLLLPLIETSE comes from the coding sequence ATGGGGAAAAGAGCTGCTCGCTCGCTCAAAGCATCTACTATCGGTATTAGTCGCGCTAACCAATCACTCCTCAATTTTGAGTCTAAGCTTTCTCTTGCTGATGAATTGGAAATCTCTCGCGCTACGGTACAAAAATTTTTCGTTGGTAAACCGATTGGACGGGAAAACTTTCACAAAATTTGTCAAAAGTTACAACTACCTTGGCAAGCGATCGCGGAAATGCCGGATGATGAATTTAGTTTAGAGGAGTTGGTTGTTACCCCAAAAGATGATGTCGAGACTCTTGTAGAAGATGTTAGGCAAAAAACGCGCGCCTATATTGAATCGAAGTGCGGTATCGTGCGCATCCTGAATATGTCTCAACCTACTCAATTAAATGATATTTTTACTAAAGTAAATGTTTTAGAGAAGATTGGTAGGAATCAACGCTTAAGTATCAACGATTTACTGAGTGTTCGTCTCGATTGCCATTTGAAACGTTCGCCTTTTTACCACGATATTTCCCAGCCAGTCCCAGGCATAAAAGCAATTGAGAAATATCCCAAATTGATGATTTTGGGCAACCCTGGTTCTGGCAAAACCACCTTTTTAAGGTATATCGCAACTCAGTGTATTCAAGGACGATTATTTCAGAATCTGATTCCAATTTTTATTAGCTTAAAAGTTTTTACCGAATTAGAACATCACCCAACGCTGTTAGAGTGGATTTCAACGGTTTTTGATAATTATGGAGTCGAACCAAATACTGCTAAAGATTTGCTAGTACAAGGAAGAATGCTGGTTTTATTAGATGGACTTGATGAAGTTAGAGATATAGATAGCCAAAGAGTTCTAATTGCAATTAATAGCTTTTATAATCAGTTCGACCGTAATCGCTTTATAATGACTTGCCGGACAGCGGCTCAAGAGTTTACTATTGAAGAATTTGTAGAAGTAGAGTTGGGAGACTTTGACGATAATAATATTGCTGAATTTGCTAGCAAATGGTTTGCTCAAAAACCAGATAAAATACCCAAGTTCTTACAGACACTAAAGGGTAATGCATCGATTCGAGAATTGGCAAATAATCCCTTACTACTTACTTTATTATGCTCGATATTTGAAGAAACTAATCTTCCTGCTAGTCGATTAGAAATTTATCGAGAAGGGGTGGATCTCCTTTTAAGAAAGTGGGATGCTAAACGCAATATTGAACGAAAACAAATTTATCAAAATCTATCAGCACAACATAAAGAAGAATTACTCAGTCATATTGCATTTACCTCTTTTGTAAAAGGTGAATACTTTTTAAAACAGCAAGAACTAGAGCAGTATATCATTAACTATGTAGAATCTATCTTGCAGGGAGAAAAAATAGATTTGTGCGATAGTACAGCAATACTCCAGTCGATTGAAGCCCAACATGGATTATTGGTGGAACGAGCGCGAGGAATTTATTCATTTTCTCATTTAACTTTTCAAGAGTACTTTACAGCTAGAAAAATTGCTCACTCTCCGCCTCAAACGTTAAATTTAACGTTAGAACGACTGAGCGATCGCCTAGTTACGGATAAAAGATGGCGAGAGGTTGCTTTATTAACTGTAGGAATGCTGAAAAATGCTGACTATTTCCTACTGATGATGAAGCAAAAAACTGACAATTTAATATTAGACCCAAGCTTGCAAAGATTTTTACAGTGGGTGAACTGCAAAGCCGCTGCTGCATCTGTTAATAATAAATCTGCTACAGTTAAAGCTTTTTATTACGATTTAGCGCTCGCTCATATCTTATCTGTTTTTGGTAGTACTTTTGAGCTTTCTAGAACTTTAGAAGTTAACTTTAATCGCACTCTTGAACCTAGTCTTGCTCTCGATCTTGCTCTCGATCGCACTCTGCTTTTGCCTGAATCTATACATCGCGTTTCCGAGCCAGAACGCATGATTGAAAGAGTATTAAACAGGGCAATATTTCGCGCTCGTAATAGCGAACCAGAGCTAGCACGAGAGTTGCAAAAAATGAAACCGCAGTTATCTAACTTAGGGCGAAACAAACAACAGTTTCAGCAGTGGTGGCAAGTTAATGGTAAAGCTTGGACGGAGCAATTAAAACAACGAGTCCGGTTAAAGCGCAATATTGGGCATAATTGGCAGTTCAGCCAGCAACAGAAACAAATATTGAAACAATATTATGATGCTAATTTATTATTGGCAAAATGTTTAACTACTAGTTTATTTGTTAGTCGTGAAGTTCGAGAAAAAATCGAGCATACGCTATTATTACCATTGATTGAAACTAGTGAGTAG
- the glf gene encoding UDP-galactopyranose mutase, with the protein MFDYLIVGAGFAGSVLAERLASQLGKKILIIDTRSHIGGNAYDCFNDDGILIHKYGPHIFHTNSRDVFEYLSQFTQWRSYEHRVLASVDGQLVPIPINLDTVNRLYGLSLTSFQLEDFFASVAEPKEYIRTSEDVVVNKVGRELYEKFFRNYTRKQWDMDPSELDKSVTSRVATRTNRDNRYFTDTYQAMPLHGFTRMFEKMLSHPNIKVMLNADYREILDVIPFGKMIYTGPIDLFFNYRYGKLPYRSLEFKHETINTPVHQPVAVVNYPNEHLYTRVTEFKYLTGQEHPKTGIVYEFPRAQGDPYYPVPRSENAELYKKYKALADATPEVHFVGRLATYKYYNMDQVVAQALMVYKKIVEAGDDTSEKANRELARV; encoded by the coding sequence ATGTTTGATTACCTAATTGTGGGAGCGGGTTTCGCAGGGAGCGTCTTAGCAGAACGACTGGCGAGTCAGTTAGGCAAAAAAATTCTGATAATCGATACGCGATCGCATATAGGTGGCAATGCTTACGATTGCTTCAATGATGATGGTATTCTGATTCACAAATACGGTCCCCACATTTTCCACACAAACTCTCGGGACGTTTTCGAGTATCTCTCGCAATTTACCCAGTGGCGGTCTTACGAACATCGCGTACTTGCTAGCGTAGACGGTCAATTAGTCCCAATTCCAATTAACCTCGATACGGTCAATCGACTGTATGGATTGAGTCTCACTTCTTTTCAACTCGAAGATTTCTTTGCCTCGGTAGCAGAACCCAAAGAATACATTCGCACTTCTGAAGATGTTGTAGTTAATAAGGTCGGTCGCGAACTCTACGAAAAGTTCTTCCGCAACTACACGCGCAAGCAATGGGATATGGACCCATCTGAACTGGATAAGTCGGTGACTTCCCGGGTGGCGACGCGCACGAACCGCGATAATCGGTATTTTACAGATACTTATCAAGCCATGCCACTACACGGCTTTACCCGCATGTTCGAGAAGATGCTATCTCATCCCAACATTAAGGTGATGCTGAACGCTGACTACAGAGAAATTCTGGATGTCATACCGTTTGGCAAGATGATTTATACAGGTCCCATTGACTTGTTCTTCAATTACCGCTATGGCAAGTTACCATACCGTTCTTTAGAGTTCAAGCACGAAACTATCAATACGCCCGTGCATCAACCAGTTGCCGTCGTGAACTACCCTAACGAACACCTGTATACTCGCGTTACAGAGTTCAAGTACCTCACCGGGCAAGAACATCCAAAAACAGGTATCGTTTACGAGTTTCCTCGCGCCCAGGGCGATCCTTACTACCCCGTACCGCGCTCCGAAAATGCCGAACTTTATAAAAAATACAAGGCGTTAGCTGATGCAACACCAGAAGTGCATTTTGTGGGACGGCTAGCAACTTATAAGTACTACAACATGGACCAGGTGGTGGCTCAAGCGCTGATGGTCTATAAGAAAATCGTGGAAGCTGGCGACGATACGTCAGAAAAAGCGAATCGAGAATTAGCGCGCGTTTAG
- a CDS encoding glutathione S-transferase family protein: MLKLYGGVLSRASIVQWYLEELQIPYEYVQLDMQAQDHKQPEFLAINPMGRLPAIADGDFQLWESGAILLYLAEKYGDPIAFEQRSLLNQWVLFGNSTLSSAIFVKENLHEAPELLTAINQILQQQHFLTGDRFTVADVAVGSLLAYIPIMMRMDVSAYPDVVNDIKQTMTKVDLNLYPAVLDYVQRLTARAAFQKSIGKGARSEE, encoded by the coding sequence ATGTTGAAACTCTACGGTGGCGTTCTCAGTCGTGCTTCAATCGTGCAATGGTATTTAGAAGAATTGCAGATTCCTTACGAATACGTACAGTTAGATATGCAGGCTCAAGACCACAAACAGCCTGAGTTTCTGGCTATCAATCCGATGGGAAGATTACCAGCGATCGCAGATGGAGATTTTCAACTCTGGGAATCTGGGGCGATATTGTTGTATCTTGCCGAAAAGTATGGTGATCCGATCGCTTTTGAACAGCGATCGCTCTTAAATCAATGGGTTTTATTCGGTAACTCTACGCTTTCCTCAGCAATTTTCGTCAAAGAAAATCTCCACGAAGCACCAGAATTATTAACAGCAATTAATCAAATTCTTCAGCAACAACATTTTTTAACAGGCGATCGCTTTACTGTAGCAGATGTAGCAGTAGGTTCGCTCTTGGCTTATATTCCTATCATGATGCGAATGGATGTCAGTGCTTATCCAGATGTGGTAAACGACATCAAGCAAACAATGACCAAGGTAGATCTCAATTTATATCCTGCTGTTTTGGACTACGTGCAACGGTTGACTGCAAGAGCAGCATTTCAAAAAAGTATCGGGAAGGGAGCGAGGAGCGAGGAGTGA
- the eboC gene encoding UbiA-like protein EboC (EboC, a homolog the polyprenyltransferase UbiA, belongs to system of proteins involved in the trafficking of precursor metabolites to an extracytoplasmic compartment so that the biosynthesis of certain natural products, such as scytonemin, can be completed.) — MNAISLNSDRLWAYLQLMRPANIVTAWADILAGFAISGFVAIQAGTLELEALGWLLLATTGLYGGGVVCNDVFDAELDAKERPERPIPSGRASRQSAATLASVLLLVGIVAAAQVSLLSAILAICIAVGAVVYDSLGKHQPLVGALNMGLCRGGNLLLGMSAVPAIVGEYWFLALIPIFYIAAITSLSQGEVHGAKGNTPTIALLLIITVITALFGLDLLPNYHILKALPAIALFTGYLLPPVIQAVRQPTPEQIRNAVRSGILSLVILDATIATGFANLPYGLFVLCLLPISIALAQIFAVT; from the coding sequence ATGAATGCTATAAGTTTAAATTCCGATCGCCTTTGGGCATATCTTCAGTTGATGCGTCCGGCTAATATTGTTACTGCTTGGGCAGATATTCTCGCTGGATTTGCGATTTCTGGGTTTGTGGCAATTCAAGCTGGAACTCTAGAATTAGAGGCACTCGGATGGTTGCTGTTAGCGACTACGGGTCTATATGGTGGTGGAGTCGTATGTAATGATGTCTTTGATGCCGAACTAGATGCCAAAGAACGACCCGAAAGACCTATCCCTAGTGGGAGAGCATCCCGTCAGAGCGCGGCTACACTAGCTAGCGTGCTGTTACTTGTTGGTATAGTCGCGGCTGCTCAAGTTTCCTTATTGAGTGCAATTTTGGCTATTTGCATTGCAGTTGGGGCAGTCGTGTATGACAGTTTAGGCAAGCATCAGCCTCTAGTAGGGGCGCTGAATATGGGCTTGTGTCGCGGTGGCAATCTCCTCCTCGGTATGAGTGCCGTGCCTGCAATAGTTGGTGAATATTGGTTTTTAGCACTTATTCCGATTTTTTACATTGCTGCAATTACTAGCCTCAGCCAGGGTGAAGTGCATGGAGCTAAAGGTAATACTCCGACGATCGCGCTTTTACTAATTATTACAGTCATTACCGCACTATTCGGATTAGATCTGCTGCCCAATTATCACATCCTCAAAGCATTACCCGCGATCGCCCTATTTACTGGCTACTTATTGCCACCTGTTATTCAAGCTGTACGCCAACCTACCCCAGAACAGATCCGCAATGCCGTGCGATCGGGCATATTATCGTTGGTCATTCTAGATGCAACTATTGCCACTGGTTTCGCCAATTTGCCCTATGGCTTATTCGTTCTGTGTCTTTTACCTATTTCGATCGCACTCGCACAAATATTTGCTGTGACATGA
- the tyrA gene encoding bifunctional chorismate mutase/prephenate dehydrogenase has protein sequence MKYNSLDRDRSRKITIIGGRGRMGKFFTQHLSTAGHQVSTLGNQDWENASQLLGAAELVIVSVPIERTVTVIERAAKYLSPTTALVDITSIKTQPVQAMLVNHAGAVMGLHPMFGPSVKSFAGQKVVICSGRNDEIFQWLLDFIADRGGELISCTPEEHDRIMVTIQATQHFSRFCCGAFLSAENIDLDRSLSMSTPSYRQEIEIVNRLFAQNPALCVDIMLATEERCEAIARLAQTYSRLAELIVKKDRSSLIREFEIAQSFFNQENLAFTKQKEYAIAATQ, from the coding sequence ATGAAATATAATTCGCTCGATCGCGATCGATCTCGAAAAATAACGATTATTGGTGGACGGGGTAGGATGGGTAAGTTTTTCACCCAACATCTGTCTACAGCCGGACATCAAGTCAGCACTTTGGGAAACCAAGATTGGGAAAATGCCAGTCAACTGCTTGGTGCAGCAGAACTTGTCATAGTCAGCGTTCCCATCGAACGGACAGTAACTGTTATCGAACGTGCAGCCAAGTATCTGTCGCCAACTACAGCTTTAGTTGACATTACAAGTATTAAAACCCAACCAGTACAGGCAATGCTGGTAAATCATGCCGGAGCCGTGATGGGACTGCATCCGATGTTTGGTCCCAGCGTTAAATCGTTTGCTGGACAAAAAGTCGTTATTTGTTCTGGGCGAAACGACGAAATATTTCAGTGGTTATTAGATTTTATTGCCGATCGCGGTGGCGAATTAATTAGCTGCACGCCTGAAGAACACGATCGCATCATGGTAACGATCCAAGCAACGCAACACTTTTCTCGATTTTGCTGCGGTGCATTCTTATCAGCAGAAAACATCGATCTCGATCGAAGCTTGTCAATGTCAACTCCCAGTTATCGTCAAGAAATTGAGATTGTCAATCGTTTATTCGCACAAAATCCAGCTTTATGCGTGGATATTATGCTAGCTACAGAAGAAAGATGCGAAGCGATCGCAAGACTAGCACAAACCTACAGCCGTTTAGCGGAACTCATTGTTAAAAAAGACCGTTCGTCATTAATCCGAGAATTTGAAATTGCCCAAAGCTTTTTTAATCAAGAAAATTTAGCTTTCACCAAACAGAAAGAATACGCGATCGCGGCTACTCAGTGA
- a CDS encoding alkaline phosphatase family protein translates to MKKTVVLNVVGLTSSLLGQHTPFLSNWAARGQVVPVKSMLPGVTCSVQATYLTGKYPNEHGIVGNGWYFRDECEIKFWRQSNKLIQAPKIWEVARSHDPTFTCANLFWWYNMYSTVDYAVTPRPMYPADGRKIPDIYTQPANLRSQLQTELGQFPLFNFWGPNTSIASTQWIANSAKWVEDRYSPTLSLVYLPHLDYCLQKYGADASLVAKDLQEIDAVCCDLIQFYEARGTQVMVVSEYGITSVSQPVHLNRVLRENGLLAIREELGRELLDAGASIAFAVADHQIAHVYVNDPAYIPKVRDILEATEGIERVLDEADKPAYHLDHPRSGELIAIANSKAWFTYYYWLDDSRAPDFARTVDIHRKPGYDPVELFLDPQLKFPRAKLGLTLLKKQLGFRYLMNVIPLDGSLVGGCHGTYTGLSEGPLLITQQSDLLEDREVLEPTEVFWSILQHLKLDNSQVVSHEL, encoded by the coding sequence ATGAAAAAGACTGTCGTACTCAACGTTGTCGGCTTAACATCCAGCCTCTTAGGACAGCATACGCCGTTTTTGTCCAACTGGGCGGCGCGAGGGCAAGTCGTCCCTGTTAAATCGATGTTACCTGGGGTTACTTGTTCGGTACAGGCGACTTATTTGACAGGGAAATATCCTAACGAACATGGAATTGTCGGTAATGGTTGGTATTTTCGGGACGAGTGCGAAATTAAGTTTTGGCGACAGTCTAACAAATTAATTCAGGCTCCCAAAATTTGGGAGGTGGCGCGTTCGCACGATCCTACATTTACCTGTGCGAATTTGTTCTGGTGGTACAACATGTACTCTACGGTTGATTATGCCGTTACGCCAAGACCGATGTATCCTGCTGATGGTCGAAAAATTCCCGATATTTACACCCAGCCAGCCAACTTGCGATCGCAGCTTCAAACTGAATTAGGTCAATTTCCCTTATTTAATTTTTGGGGTCCTAACACCTCGATAGCTTCTACCCAATGGATTGCTAATTCAGCTAAATGGGTGGAAGATCGCTACAGTCCTACTCTATCGCTGGTTTATTTGCCTCATTTAGATTATTGCTTGCAAAAGTACGGCGCTGATGCAAGTTTGGTAGCAAAAGATTTACAAGAAATTGATGCCGTTTGTTGCGATTTGATTCAATTTTACGAAGCGCGCGGCACTCAAGTCATGGTGGTGTCCGAGTACGGGATTACATCAGTGTCTCAACCCGTCCACTTAAATCGAGTGCTGCGGGAAAATGGTTTATTAGCAATACGAGAAGAATTAGGGCGGGAATTACTGGATGCTGGTGCAAGTATAGCCTTTGCAGTTGCCGACCATCAAATTGCCCATGTTTATGTTAACGATCCAGCTTACATCCCCAAGGTACGCGACATACTAGAAGCAACGGAGGGTATCGAGCGAGTTTTGGATGAGGCAGATAAACCAGCTTACCATCTCGATCATCCGCGATCGGGAGAACTCATCGCGATCGCTAACTCGAAGGCTTGGTTTACTTATTACTACTGGCTGGACGATAGCCGCGCTCCCGACTTTGCGAGAACAGTAGATATTCACCGCAAACCCGGTTACGATCCCGTCGAACTATTTCTCGATCCTCAGCTCAAGTTTCCCCGAGCGAAATTAGGCTTAACTCTGCTCAAAAAGCAATTAGGTTTCCGCTACCTCATGAATGTTATTCCTTTAGATGGATCGCTTGTTGGTGGTTGTCATGGTACCTATACAGGGTTGAGTGAAGGTCCACTTTTGATTACACAACAATCCGACTTGCTAGAAGATCGCGAAGTACTCGAACCAACAGAAGTCTTTTGGTCAATACTTCAGCATCTTAAATTGGATAATAGCCAAGTCGTAAGTCATGAGTTGTAA
- a CDS encoding DsbA family oxidoreductase — MLIDIFHDFACPWCWIGKKHLFDAIAQWHGEAVRIRWHPFLLDNSIPPEGYEFRSFMQARKGIEAVALQQMLDRTRQVGERAGVKLDFNQISLAVNTTLAHQLVALTPEDLKTTLVEAIYQAYFERNLNLGDRETLISIGDAVGVNTNKFRNFLGSHALVNSVIAESTFARLNGITSVPLFIFNNKVKVDGSHSVEVFKQAMTRAALMEKSDALGVGSRE, encoded by the coding sequence ATGCTAATAGATATTTTCCACGATTTTGCTTGCCCTTGGTGCTGGATTGGCAAAAAGCATTTGTTTGATGCGATCGCTCAATGGCATGGTGAAGCTGTCCGCATCCGCTGGCATCCATTCTTATTAGATAACTCCATTCCGCCCGAAGGATATGAGTTTCGTAGCTTTATGCAGGCAAGAAAAGGAATCGAAGCGGTAGCATTACAGCAAATGCTCGATCGCACTCGCCAAGTAGGTGAAAGAGCAGGAGTTAAGCTAGACTTTAATCAGATATCATTGGCTGTTAACACAACTCTTGCTCATCAATTAGTTGCTTTAACGCCTGAAGATCTCAAAACAACTTTAGTCGAAGCAATTTATCAAGCTTATTTTGAACGTAACCTCAATCTTGGCGATCGAGAAACTTTGATTTCTATAGGCGATGCTGTTGGCGTAAATACAAATAAATTTCGTAATTTTTTAGGGAGTCATGCGTTAGTTAACTCAGTTATCGCTGAGTCAACATTTGCACGGCTAAATGGGATTACTAGCGTCCCATTATTCATCTTTAATAACAAAGTCAAAGTTGACGGTTCTCACTCAGTCGAAGTATTTAAACAAGCCATGACTCGCGCTGCATTAATGGAAAAAAGTGATGCGCTGGGAGTCGGGAGTCGGGAATAA
- a CDS encoding 3-dehydroquinate synthase, whose amino-acid sequence MILEIQRQTNYSLQPIHQRVSVTFRYQVHFTKGLFQLDNPLLARVMTASENSPKQAIAIVDAGLVSHHQDFIAQLSTYARRYNHAFQLAAVKVVAGGEATKNDPQAIEQIQQLIHQTGLCRHSYVLAIGGGAVLDMAGYAAATAHRGIRLIRVPTTVLAQNDSGVGVKNGINAFGKKNFLGTFAPPYAVLNDCDFLYSLDDRDWRSGIAEAIKVALIKDKSFFDAIASSAPALVRREMNAMQQLIYRCAQLHLEHIANSGDPFEMGSSRPLDFGHWAAHKLEQLTDYSLRHGEAVAIGIALDSTYSYLLGLLSRGEWQQILNLLEALGFALYVPQMRQDRLFQGLTEFREHLGGELTLMLLQAIGQGIEVHEVDPLLYGEAIALLADRSRE is encoded by the coding sequence ATGATTCTCGAAATTCAGCGTCAGACTAATTACAGTCTGCAACCGATTCATCAACGTGTATCTGTTACCTTTCGCTATCAAGTGCATTTCACTAAAGGATTGTTTCAATTAGACAATCCGTTGTTAGCACGGGTGATGACAGCCAGTGAAAATAGTCCTAAACAAGCAATTGCGATCGTCGATGCGGGATTAGTATCTCATCATCAAGACTTTATTGCCCAACTATCTACCTACGCTCGGCGATATAACCATGCATTCCAACTAGCTGCTGTGAAAGTCGTTGCTGGTGGAGAAGCTACTAAAAACGATCCCCAGGCAATTGAACAAATTCAACAGCTAATTCACCAAACTGGCTTATGCCGTCACTCTTATGTATTGGCGATCGGTGGTGGTGCTGTATTGGATATGGCAGGATATGCAGCCGCAACCGCTCACCGAGGCATTCGTCTCATCCGAGTCCCGACAACCGTATTAGCTCAAAACGATTCTGGTGTAGGGGTTAAAAATGGCATCAATGCCTTTGGCAAGAAAAACTTTCTCGGCACGTTTGCGCCTCCCTATGCTGTTTTAAATGACTGCGACTTTCTCTACAGCTTGGACGATCGCGATTGGCGATCGGGGATTGCCGAAGCAATCAAGGTTGCTTTAATCAAAGACAAAAGTTTCTTTGACGCGATCGCCAGCTCTGCTCCTGCATTGGTGCGGCGAGAGATGAATGCCATGCAACAACTAATTTATCGTTGCGCTCAGTTGCATCTAGAACACATAGCTAACAGTGGCGATCCGTTTGAAATGGGTTCGTCTCGTCCCTTAGATTTCGGTCATTGGGCTGCGCACAAACTAGAGCAATTGACTGACTACAGCTTGCGCCACGGGGAAGCAGTCGCGATCGGCATTGCATTGGACAGTACCTATTCTTATCTATTAGGGCTACTTTCGCGCGGTGAGTGGCAACAGATACTCAATTTGCTAGAGGCGCTAGGCTTTGCCTTATACGTCCCCCAAATGAGACAAGACCGCTTATTTCAGGGACTCACCGAGTTTCGAGAGCATTTAGGTGGTGAGTTAACTCTCATGCTCCTGCAAGCGATCGGACAGGGAATTGAAGTTCACGAAGTCGATCCACTGTTGTACGGGGAAGCAATTGCACTTTTAGCTGACAGAAGTAGGGAGTAG